The DNA sequence AGTTGATCGTGCCGGCCAGGCCGAGGTGTTCGGTGACCGCCGCGAGGGAGGCGAGGACGGTGAACGTGTCGGGGCGGCCGACGACGTCGAGGTCGTAGATGAGGCCGTTCTGCTCGCGGAGCCGCAGTCCCTCGGCGAGGAAGAGGAAGTCGAACCTGGCCCGTTCGGCCGTGCGGGCGAAGTGGGCGAACGAACTGAACTCGATGTGGCTGCCGGCTCTCGGGTCGCTCCACACGGTGGTGTTGTTGACCCCGGGGAAGTGTGCGGCGAGGTGGAGCTGTTTGGGCGGTCTGTCCATGGTCGGCTGGCCCTCCTGGGTCTGGCGGTGCCGGCGGTTCAGGCGGTGGCGTACCGGTTGGCGGGCCGGGGCAGGCCGAGCAGTCCGCGCAGGGTGCCGGCGGCGTACTCCCGGCGGAACGCGCCACGCCGTGACAGCTCCGGTACGAGGCTCCGGGTGACCTGTTCGAGGTCGTACGGCAGGGTGGCGGGACGCAGCCGGAAGCCGCTGAGGCCGGCCTCCTGCCACTCCTGGAGCAGGTCGGCGAGTTCGGTCGGGGTGCCGGCGAAGACCGCCGCGTCGCTCGTCCACGGGCCGCCGGCGAGTTCGTCGAGCCGGGCCTGCCGGGCCCGGGCCCGGGCGCCGGTCGCATCGAGGAACACGACAAGGTCGGCGAGGATGTGCACGCTCTGTCCCGCCCGGCCGGCGGCGGCCTGCTCGGCCCGGATCTCGGCGACGACGGCCCGGGCCCGCGCCGGATCGGCCGGGGTCACGAACCCGAGGTCGGCCGAGCGGCCGATCAGCCGGTGGGGCGGGCCGCTGTGGGCGAGCGCGGCGACGAGCGGTTGCCCCTGCGGCGGGCGGGGGGTGATCGACGGCCCCTTCACGCTGAACCAGCGGCCGGTGAAGTCGATGTGGTGCACCCGGTCCCGGTCGACGAAACGGCCGGTGGCGACGTCGCGGATCTCGGCGTCGTCCTCCCAGCTGTCCCAGAGCCGCCGGACGACCTCGACGTAGTCGGCCGCCTCGTCGAACAGCTCGCCGACCGCCGCCGCGTTCCGGAGGTCCGGCGACTCGCGCCGGCCGAAGTGGGCCGCCTCGTCGGGACGGGCCGACACCCGGACCTGTACGCCGGCCCGGCCGCCGGAGACGTAGTCGAGGGTGGCGATCGCCTTGGCGATGTGGAACGGCTCGGTGTGGGTGACCACGACGCTCGGTACCAGTCCGATGTGGCTGGTCAGCGGTGCGACCCGGGCCGCGATCAGGACCGCGTCGAGGCGGCCGCGCACCTGGTCGGTGCGGGTGTCCGGCGGCTGCGTCGGGTGGGTGGACTGGAGGCCGAGCGAGTCTTCGATGGTGACGAGGTCGAGCCGGCCGCGTTCGGCCTCGGCGACGAGGTCGGCCCAGTAGCCGGCGGTGAACAGTTCCGCCGGCCGGGCGGTCGGCTCGCGCCAGGCGGCGGGATGCCAGCCGGCGGCGTCGAGTGCCACGGCGAGATGCATCGACGGGGAGGTGTCGGGCACGGCGCAGCTCCGCTTCCTGGCTGGAAGGTGGTGACGGGCCTGGCCCGGCGGCACGGAAACCCGCCCGGTAGGCCGGGTTTGTCGGCTATCGCCGGACCCTTCAGCGAGGCTACCCCGGACCAGATGAACCTGTCTATCCCTACAGGTTTAGTGGGCTTTGAGGTCCGCCAGCCAGTCCTCGAGATCCGCCGGCCGGCGGAACAGCAGGACCGGCGGCCCGCCCGGATCGGCCTGCCACCGCCGCATCCGCCGACGCTTGCGGGCGAACGACCCGAAGTGCCACACGATGACCGACTCGGTGGAGAACACGCTGCCCAGCGACTCGTGGTTGCCGTTGCAGACCCGCTCCCGGGTCACCACCCGGCGCGCGGTCCGCCGCACCAGCCGCCACAGCGACAGCCAGCGCGGATAGTCCAGGCCGACGACGAGATCCGCACGGGCCAACGGGATGTCCAGCCAGGGCCCGTACGCCCCGTCGAGGATCCAGCGCGGCTGCCGGCAGATCGCCCCGATCCGCTGCCGCTGCACGGCGGTGGGCACCTCCACCCAGCCCGGCTCCCACGTCAGCTCGTCGACCGGGTGCCACGGCAGCCCCAGCCGCCGCGCCAGGTCTTCGGCCACGGTGGACTTTCCGGCGCCGTACACCCCGTAGACCAGGATTCTCGACGGACCAGCCACCCGGCGAGGGTATCCGGCGGGCGGCGCCGCCCGGCACCTCGCGGCCCGCCTCGCCTCGCACCGGAACTTCGGGATGATTCAACCCAGAATAGCCCGATCCCAGGCTGGTCCCTGCACGGCCGCCGCCGGATCCGTGTCTAGCATTCGCTGATGCGGACCAGCGGGGACAGGGAACAGGTTGCCGGAGAGCACGGTCTCCGGCGGGGCGTCCGGCCGCCCGCACTGGCCGGGGCGCGGGAGGTGCTGGCGATACCGGCGTTCCGCCGGTTGTGGATGGTCACCGGGCTGTGCAGCACCGCGGACTGGCTGGCGCTGGCCGCGTTCGCCGCACTGGCCGGCACCCTCGCCACCAGCAGCGCGGGGCTGAACTACGCGTTCAGCGGCGTCCTGTTCGCCAACCTCCTGCCCGGCCTGCTCTTCTCGCCGATCGCCGGACTGCTGGCCGACCGGTTCGACCGCCGGACCGTGATGGCCGTCGCCGACCTGGTCCGCTGCGCGCTACTGCTGTCGATCGCGGCCGTGAACAGCTACTGGTGGATCCTCGCCGGCGGGTTCCTCGTCCAGATGGCCACGACGATGTGGATCCCGGCGAAGGACGCCGCCCTCCCCCGCCTGCTGCGGCGGCCCGACCAGATGGCGCCGGCGGCCCAACTGGGGCTGGTCATGACGTACGGCCTCACCATCGTGGTCGCCGGCAGCCTGTTCACGCTGATCACGGGTGCCGGCACCGTCTTCGGCCTGCCGTCGCACGTACTCGACATGAACGGCCTGACCCGACTCGCGGTCGTCGTCGCGGCGCTGCTCTACCTGGCCAGCGCGGTGTCGATCGCGACCGTCCTGCCCGAACTCGCCGGGCGGCCGGTCCCGGCCGAGCCCACCGGCCGGCCCCGGGTCACCGGCAGCGGTCCGGGGCTGGGCGCGATGCTGCGTGACAGCGTCGACTACGTACGGGACACGCCCCTGGTGAGCGGTCTGCTGGTCGGCATGGCGGGTGCCCTGGCCGCCGGGGGTGTGGTCGTCGGCTCGGCGCAGCCGTACGCGTTGAGTCTGCGCGGTGGCCAGGCCGCCTTCGGCCTGTTGCTTCTCGCCGCGTTCGTCGGGCTGCTGGTCGGTGTCCTCGGCGCGCCCCGGTTGGCCCGGCGGGTGACGCACGAGCGGCTGTTCGGCATCGCGGTCGTCGGTGCCGGAGGCGTGCTGGTGCCGGTGGCGCTCTCGCCGCACCTGGCCGTCTCGTTGGCGGCCGTCGTGTTCGTGGGTGCCGGTGCCGGCACCGCTTTCCTGACCGGTGTGACGATCATCGGGTCCCGGGTCGAGGACTCGATGCGCGGTCGGGTCAACGCCCTCTATCAG is a window from the Polymorphospora rubra genome containing:
- a CDS encoding LLM class flavin-dependent oxidoreductase; translation: MPDTSPSMHLAVALDAAGWHPAAWREPTARPAELFTAGYWADLVAEAERGRLDLVTIEDSLGLQSTHPTQPPDTRTDQVRGRLDAVLIAARVAPLTSHIGLVPSVVVTHTEPFHIAKAIATLDYVSGGRAGVQVRVSARPDEAAHFGRRESPDLRNAAAVGELFDEAADYVEVVRRLWDSWEDDAEIRDVATGRFVDRDRVHHIDFTGRWFSVKGPSITPRPPQGQPLVAALAHSGPPHRLIGRSADLGFVTPADPARARAVVAEIRAEQAAAGRAGQSVHILADLVVFLDATGARARARQARLDELAGGPWTSDAAVFAGTPTELADLLQEWQEAGLSGFRLRPATLPYDLEQVTRSLVPELSRRGAFRREYAAGTLRGLLGLPRPANRYATA
- a CDS encoding adenylate kinase, whose translation is MAGPSRILVYGVYGAGKSTVAEDLARRLGLPWHPVDELTWEPGWVEVPTAVQRQRIGAICRQPRWILDGAYGPWLDIPLARADLVVGLDYPRWLSLWRLVRRTARRVVTRERVCNGNHESLGSVFSTESVIVWHFGSFARKRRRMRRWQADPGGPPVLLFRRPADLEDWLADLKAH
- a CDS encoding MFS transporter yields the protein MRTSGDREQVAGEHGLRRGVRPPALAGAREVLAIPAFRRLWMVTGLCSTADWLALAAFAALAGTLATSSAGLNYAFSGVLFANLLPGLLFSPIAGLLADRFDRRTVMAVADLVRCALLLSIAAVNSYWWILAGGFLVQMATTMWIPAKDAALPRLLRRPDQMAPAAQLGLVMTYGLTIVVAGSLFTLITGAGTVFGLPSHVLDMNGLTRLAVVVAALLYLASAVSIATVLPELAGRPVPAEPTGRPRVTGSGPGLGAMLRDSVDYVRDTPLVSGLLVGMAGALAAGGVVVGSAQPYALSLRGGQAAFGLLLLAAFVGLLVGVLGAPRLARRVTHERLFGIAVVGAGGVLVPVALSPHLAVSLAAVVFVGAGAGTAFLTGVTIIGSRVEDSMRGRVNALYQSMLKVVLGCSVVIAPLLVTLVGQRRLQLWGGDHLVDGTRPVILGAGLLAALAGGLAYRRMRAGTGAPAAAGDVVDKEARGAEPGRSAIGESGNGVGPGR